One genomic segment of Hordeum vulgare subsp. vulgare chromosome 2H, MorexV3_pseudomolecules_assembly, whole genome shotgun sequence includes these proteins:
- the LOC123428488 gene encoding tRNA-specific adenosine deaminase TAD1 yields the protein MLRPSSPRPQDGVQWAEAASSAALRQYCALPKKGKPQGRESTVLAAFLLSSPENPLNPTVLSLATGTKCLGAARLGPRGDLVHDAHAEVIARRALLRLIYAEIGTDNPPSWLVASGTDGRWRLNDGHQLHLYITQIPCGVMPVPPSPLEVRREQLDTMVNGCNDVGFVQRKPGRGDTTLSVSCFDKITRWCAVGIQGALLSHILEPLYLSTITIGQSPDGASEGFCIENNVVKVLGTRLSCLSRKFPEPFKPNKPLFFEAPIPPKEFQQTSGDIPPLTCGYSICWNKSGLHEVILGTTGRKQGTSSKAASLPSTESLLCKIRLAEAFISLEHPLVTKFRHEKIAYRAIKGMACEYQQMLELLRKAPFFGRWRAKPASIDSFTVPR from the exons ATGCTCCGCCCCTCCTCGCCGCGGCCGCAAGACGGCGTCCAGTGGGCTGAGGCCGCCTCCTCGGCCGCCCTCCGCCAGTACTGTGCCCTCCCCAAGAAGGGTAAGCCACAGGGGCGCGAGTCCACCGTCCTCGCCGCCTTCCTGCTCTCCTCCCCGGAGAACCCACTCAACCCCACCGTCCTCTCCCTCGCCACCGGCACCAAATGCCTCGGCGCAGCACGCCTCGGACCTCGCGGTGACCTCGTCCATGACGCCCATGCCGAGGTCATCGCCCGCCGTGCGCTCCTCCGCCTTATCTATGCCGAGATCGGTACGGACAATCCACCAAGTTGGCTGGTTGCCTCTGGCACTGATGGGCGGTGGAGGCTCAACGACGGGCATCAGCTGCATCTCTATATCACCCAGATCCCCT GTGGCGTCATGCCGGTTCCGCCGTCACCCTTGGAGGTTCGAAGGGAACAACTGGATACCATGGTCAATGGATGCAATG ATGTTGGGTTCGTTCAGAGGAAGCCGGGGCGTGGTGATACAACATTGTCAGTGAGCTGTTTTGACAAAATTACTCGCTGGTGTGCTGTCGGGATTCAAG GTGCACTGCTGTCACATATTCTTGAACCCTTGTATTTATCCACTATTACCATTGGACAATCACCTGATGGTGCATCTGAAGGGTTTTGTATTGAAAATAATGTTGTAAAAGTTCTTGGTACTCGTTTGTCCTGTCTATCTAGAAAATTCCCTGAACCTTTCAAACCGAATAAG CCACTATTTTTTGAGGCACCTATTCCCCCTAAAGAGTTTCAACAGACTTCGGGAGATATACCCCCTTTGACATGCGG GTACTCAATATGCTGGAATAAATCCGGTTTGCATGAAGTTATTTTAGGAACAACTGGGAGGAAACAAGGCACATCTTCAAAGGCAGCATCCTTACCCTCCACTGAGTCATTGCTCTGCAA GATAAGATTGGCAGAGGCCTTCATATCACTCGAACATCCATTAGTCACAAAATTCCGTCACGAGAAGATTGCTTATCGTGCAATTAAG GGTATGGCTTGTGAGTACCAGCAGATGCTTGAGCTTCTTAGAAAGGCCCCATTTTTTGGCAGATGGCGTGCTAAGCCAGCATCCATTGATTCGTTTACAGTTCCACGGTGA